A genome region from Stenotrophomonas bentonitica includes the following:
- a CDS encoding efflux RND transporter permease subunit, whose protein sequence is MSIAEFSIRRPITTIMMFVSLVVVGLIAAFRLPLEALPDISAPFLFVQVPYSGSTPEEVERTIIRPTEEALATMTGIKRMRSQATSEGASIFIEFTDWDRDIAIAASDARERIDAVRTDLPDDLQRYNVFKWSSSDEPVLKVRLASTADLTGAYDMLDREFKRRIERIPGVARVEISGAPPNEVEIAIDADRLTAHNLSINELSERLRTLNFSISAGQIDDNGQRVRIQPVGEITDLQELRDLVIDTKGLRLGDIAEIRLKPTRMNYGRRLDGNPAVGLDIYKERSANLVEVSRGALAEVEAIRKQPSMRDVNIKVINNQGKTVTSSLLELAEAGAVGLLLSVTVLFFFLRHWPSTLMVTLAIPICFVITLGFMYFVGVTLNILTMMGLLLAVGMLVDNAVVVVESIYQERERMPDQPVQASIVGTRNVAIALSAGTLCHCIVFVPNLFGETNNISIFMAQIAITISVSLMASWLVAVSLIPMLSARMQTPKLVHSQTGVIARLQRRYATVLQWTLEHRGWSVFGIIMVVLISLVPMKLTKIDMFGGEGGTDVFIGYNWKGAFTREQMSDEVARVEQYLQQNREKLHITQVYSWYSEQEGSSTIVTLDEKHTGNMAAVQESLRKGLPRSARADYIVGNQGGDGGGGGGSKGVEVQLIGDSTQMLQEIGEDVVPLLAQRKELRDVRIDNGEKGSELSIHVDRERAAAFGFNAEQVASFVGLALRGAPLREFRRGDSEVPVWVRFAGAEQSSPEDLASFTVRTGDGRSVPLLSLVDVSITPSATRVGRTNRQTTLTIKANLAEKVTAPEGRKAMEETLKPMSFPAGYNFTFDGGDFGDDNEAMQQMMFNLLIALVMIYVVMAAVFESLLFPAAIMSGVLFSIFGVFWLFWLTGTSFGIMSFIGILVLMGVVVNNGIVMIEHINNLRRRGMARTQALVEGSRERLRPIMMTMGTAILAMIPISLTDTQLLGDGPPYYPMARAIAGGLAFSTVVSLLFLPTIYAMLDDMSISVARIVRRARGLPPKGSDAVIEPA, encoded by the coding sequence ATGAGCATCGCCGAGTTCTCCATCCGCCGCCCCATCACCACCATCATGATGTTCGTCTCACTGGTGGTGGTGGGCCTGATCGCCGCGTTCCGGCTGCCACTGGAAGCGTTGCCGGACATCTCCGCACCGTTCCTGTTCGTGCAGGTGCCGTACTCGGGTTCGACGCCCGAGGAAGTGGAGCGCACCATCATCCGGCCGACCGAGGAAGCACTGGCGACGATGACCGGGATCAAGCGCATGCGCTCCCAGGCCACGTCTGAGGGTGCCAGCATCTTCATCGAGTTCACCGACTGGGACCGCGACATCGCCATCGCCGCCTCCGACGCACGCGAGCGCATCGACGCGGTCCGCACCGACCTGCCCGACGACCTGCAGCGCTACAACGTGTTCAAGTGGTCCAGCAGCGACGAGCCGGTGCTGAAGGTGCGCCTGGCCAGCACTGCCGACCTCACCGGTGCGTACGACATGCTCGACCGCGAGTTCAAGCGGCGCATCGAACGCATTCCCGGGGTGGCGCGGGTGGAGATCTCCGGTGCGCCGCCGAACGAGGTGGAGATCGCGATCGACGCCGATCGCCTGACCGCGCACAACCTGAGCATCAACGAGTTGAGCGAGCGGCTGCGCACGCTGAACTTCTCGATCTCGGCCGGACAGATCGACGACAACGGCCAGCGCGTGCGGATCCAGCCGGTCGGTGAAATCACCGACCTGCAGGAATTGCGCGACCTGGTGATCGACACCAAGGGCCTGCGCCTGGGCGACATCGCCGAGATCCGGCTAAAGCCCACCCGCATGAACTACGGTCGCCGCCTGGACGGCAACCCGGCGGTCGGCCTGGACATCTACAAGGAGCGCAGCGCGAACCTGGTGGAGGTGTCGCGCGGTGCGCTGGCGGAAGTGGAGGCGATCCGCAAGCAGCCGTCGATGCGCGACGTGAACATCAAGGTGATCAACAACCAGGGCAAGACGGTGACGTCCTCGCTGCTGGAGCTGGCCGAGGCCGGCGCGGTTGGCCTGCTGCTGTCGGTGACGGTGCTGTTCTTCTTCCTGCGCCATTGGCCGTCCACGCTGATGGTGACCCTGGCGATCCCGATCTGTTTCGTGATCACCCTGGGCTTCATGTACTTCGTGGGGGTCACCCTCAACATCCTGACCATGATGGGCCTGCTGCTGGCCGTGGGGATGCTGGTGGACAACGCGGTGGTGGTGGTGGAGAGCATCTACCAGGAACGCGAGCGCATGCCCGACCAGCCGGTGCAGGCCTCGATCGTCGGAACCCGCAACGTGGCCATCGCGCTCAGCGCCGGCACCCTGTGCCACTGCATCGTGTTCGTGCCCAACCTGTTCGGCGAAACCAACAACATCAGCATCTTCATGGCGCAGATCGCGATCACCATCTCGGTCTCGCTGATGGCGTCGTGGCTGGTGGCGGTCAGCCTGATCCCGATGCTGTCGGCGCGCATGCAGACGCCCAAGCTGGTGCACTCGCAGACCGGCGTGATCGCGCGGCTGCAGCGCCGCTACGCCACGGTGCTGCAGTGGACGCTGGAGCACCGTGGCTGGAGTGTGTTCGGCATCATCATGGTGGTGCTGATCAGCCTGGTGCCGATGAAGCTGACCAAGATCGACATGTTCGGCGGCGAGGGTGGGACCGACGTGTTCATCGGCTACAACTGGAAGGGCGCGTTCACCCGCGAACAGATGTCCGACGAGGTGGCGCGGGTCGAACAGTACCTGCAGCAGAACCGCGAAAAGCTGCACATCACCCAGGTGTATTCCTGGTACAGCGAGCAGGAAGGCAGCAGCACCATCGTGACCCTGGACGAGAAGCACACCGGCAACATGGCGGCGGTGCAGGAGTCGCTGCGCAAGGGGCTGCCGCGTTCGGCGCGCGCCGACTACATCGTCGGCAACCAGGGCGGCGACGGCGGTGGCGGCGGTGGCAGCAAGGGCGTGGAAGTGCAGCTGATCGGCGACTCCACCCAGATGCTGCAGGAGATCGGCGAAGACGTGGTGCCGCTGCTGGCCCAGCGCAAGGAACTGCGTGACGTGCGCATCGACAATGGCGAAAAGGGCAGCGAGCTGTCCATCCATGTCGACCGCGAGCGCGCGGCGGCGTTCGGCTTCAATGCCGAGCAGGTCGCCAGCTTCGTCGGCCTGGCGCTGCGTGGCGCCCCGCTGCGCGAGTTCCGTCGCGGCGACAGCGAGGTGCCGGTGTGGGTGCGTTTCGCCGGTGCCGAGCAGAGCAGCCCGGAAGACCTGGCCAGCTTCACCGTACGCACCGGCGACGGACGTTCGGTGCCGCTGCTGAGCCTGGTCGACGTCAGCATCACGCCCTCGGCCACGCGGGTAGGGCGCACCAACCGCCAGACCACGCTGACCATCAAGGCCAACCTGGCCGAAAAGGTCACCGCGCCGGAAGGCCGCAAGGCGATGGAGGAGACGCTGAAGCCGATGAGCTTCCCGGCCGGCTACAACTTCACCTTCGACGGCGGCGACTTCGGCGACGACAACGAGGCGATGCAGCAGATGATGTTCAACCTGCTGATCGCCCTGGTGATGATCTACGTGGTGATGGCGGCGGTGTTCGAATCGCTGCTGTTCCCCGCCGCGATCATGAGCGGGGTGCTGTTCTCGATCTTCGGCGTGTTCTGGCTGTTCTGGCTGACCGGCACCTCGTTCGGGATCATGTCCTTCATTGGCATCCTGGTGTTGATGGGCGTGGTGGTGAACAACGGCATCGTGATGATCGAGCACATCAACAACCTGCGCCGGCGCGGCATGGCCCGCACCCAGGCACTGGTGGAGGGCTCACGCGAGCGCCTGCGCCCGATCATGATGACGATGGGCACCGCGATCCTGGCGATGATCCCGATCTCGCTGACCGACACCCAGCTGCTCGGCGACGGCCCGCCGTACTACCCGATGGCCCGCGCCATCGCCGGCGGCCTGGCGTTCTCCACCGTGGTCAGCCTGCTGTTCCTGCCGACCATCTACGCCATGCTCGACGACATGAGCATCAGCGTGGCCCGCATCGTGCGGCGGGCAAGGGGCCTGCCGCCCAAGGGCAGCGACGCGGTGATCGAACCGGCCTAG
- a CDS encoding phytanoyl-CoA dioxygenase family protein: protein MDAMESLERDGYVVVRGAVDASLVNELNERINRFKQRNAKAAARNLDEHGRLYRVVNLHLAIDAMTRLLTENAAIAVCDAFFGEPTSLYTSLYYERGSEQSLHRDTPVFATNPLGRYMGVWVALDTVSDDNGPLMVVPGSHALPPIDVQAIRQRLFGEGPIDPMSPEGWTAYQDAVAAQCDAAGLMPQPVHVSPGDVIIWHPQLFHGGAPHAATRTRRSVVMHVTPKGMPVGHMDVFYDPSKARQHAPWRYYQRDGRHVARFKHVDFGHEYKVRTWFLRKG, encoded by the coding sequence ATGGACGCAATGGAGAGTCTGGAGCGGGACGGCTACGTGGTGGTTCGGGGTGCGGTAGACGCCTCCCTGGTCAACGAACTCAACGAACGCATCAACCGCTTCAAGCAGCGCAACGCCAAGGCCGCGGCGCGGAACCTTGACGAGCATGGGCGGTTGTATCGCGTGGTCAACCTGCACCTGGCCATCGATGCGATGACGCGGTTGCTGACAGAAAATGCGGCCATCGCCGTGTGCGACGCCTTCTTCGGAGAGCCTACCTCGCTGTACACCAGCCTGTACTACGAGCGCGGATCGGAGCAGTCACTGCACCGGGATACGCCCGTGTTTGCCACCAATCCGCTGGGTCGCTACATGGGCGTCTGGGTGGCGCTGGACACGGTCTCCGATGACAACGGTCCCCTGATGGTCGTCCCGGGTAGTCATGCGCTGCCCCCGATCGACGTGCAGGCCATTCGCCAGCGGCTCTTTGGCGAGGGCCCGATCGATCCGATGTCGCCGGAAGGCTGGACTGCCTACCAGGACGCGGTGGCCGCCCAGTGCGACGCCGCCGGACTGATGCCGCAACCGGTGCACGTGTCGCCGGGCGACGTCATCATCTGGCATCCGCAGTTGTTCCACGGAGGCGCCCCGCACGCTGCGACGCGCACCCGGCGCAGCGTCGTCATGCATGTCACCCCCAAGGGCATGCCGGTGGGCCACATGGACGTCTTCTATGATCCGTCCAAGGCCCGCCAGCATGCCCCCTGGCGCTACTACCAACGCGATGGCCGCCATGTAGCCCGCTTCAAGCACGTCGACTTCGGCCACGAGTACAAGGTCCGGACCTGGTTCCTGCGCAAAGGGTGA
- a CDS encoding TraB/GumN family protein, which produces MNDEMTENLMDPNGDALFAGQPVRVVERDGVRYTLLGTAHVSQASVEVVERAINSGRFDAVAVELDPQRLQALTNPDALAKLDLVEVIRKGRVALFAANLALAAYQRRLAEQLGIEPGAELKRAVGLANERNLPVHLIDREVGLTFKRASQRLGFVGKIKLVMGLGTGLFASEDVGEDEIEKLKQGDMLEASFGEFASESPALYETIIGERDRYMATRLREVHDPAQREVLAVVGAGHLAGLAKYLETDTDAPGPLRESLESVPKKRNIPWITLAILAIVLTGIAVGFYRGGLGVGTELLAVWAMYTGGLAGLGCLLAGSHPLSILTAIVVAPFKPFRLSIPTGAFAALVETRLRKPAYEDFLKLRDDAQSVRGWYRNRVTRVVLTFMLTNLGSMLGLWLTGFQVWHKVGG; this is translated from the coding sequence ATGAATGACGAAATGACTGAAAACCTGATGGACCCCAACGGCGACGCCCTGTTCGCCGGCCAGCCCGTGCGCGTGGTCGAACGCGACGGCGTGCGCTACACCCTGCTTGGCACTGCGCACGTTTCGCAGGCGAGCGTCGAGGTGGTGGAACGCGCGATCAACAGCGGTCGCTTCGATGCCGTGGCAGTGGAGCTGGATCCGCAGCGCCTGCAGGCGCTGACCAACCCGGACGCGCTGGCCAAGCTCGACCTGGTCGAAGTGATCCGCAAGGGCCGGGTCGCGCTGTTCGCCGCCAACCTCGCCCTGGCCGCTTACCAGCGCCGCCTGGCCGAGCAGCTGGGCATCGAACCGGGGGCCGAACTCAAGCGTGCGGTCGGCCTGGCCAACGAACGCAACCTGCCGGTGCACCTGATCGACCGTGAAGTCGGCCTGACCTTCAAGCGCGCCTCGCAGCGGCTCGGGTTCGTCGGCAAGATCAAGCTGGTGATGGGCCTGGGCACCGGCCTGTTCGCGTCCGAAGATGTTGGCGAAGACGAGATCGAAAAGCTCAAGCAGGGCGACATGCTGGAGGCCAGCTTCGGCGAGTTCGCCAGCGAGAGCCCGGCCCTGTACGAAACCATCATCGGCGAGCGCGACCGCTACATGGCCACGCGCCTGCGCGAGGTGCATGACCCGGCCCAGCGCGAGGTGCTGGCGGTGGTGGGTGCCGGGCATCTGGCCGGGCTCGCGAAGTACCTGGAAACCGATACCGATGCGCCGGGTCCGCTGCGCGAGTCGCTGGAGTCGGTGCCGAAGAAGCGCAACATTCCGTGGATCACGCTGGCCATCCTGGCCATCGTGCTGACCGGGATCGCGGTGGGCTTCTATCGTGGCGGGCTTGGCGTCGGGACCGAGCTGCTGGCGGTGTGGGCGATGTATACCGGCGGCCTGGCGGGGCTGGGCTGCCTGCTGGCGGGCAGCCATCCGCTGAGCATCCTGACCGCGATCGTGGTCGCGCCGTTCAAGCCGTTCCGGTTGAGCATTCCCACCGGCGCATTCGCCGCGCTGGTGGAAACCCGGCTGCGCAAGCCGGCGTACGAGGATTTCCTCAAGCTGCGTGATGACGCGCAGAGCGTGCGCGGCTGGTATCGGAACCGGGTGACGCGGGTGGTGCTGACCTTCATGCTGACCAATCTGGGCAGCATGCTGGGATTGTGGCTGACCGGGTTCCAGGTCTGGCACAAGGTCGGCGGATGA
- a CDS encoding GNAT family N-acetyltransferase codes for MTVQLRDATDADIAAITAIYAVEVTDFVNTYEYDVPDAAEMLRRMHDIVARGFPYIVAEVDGQVAGYAYANTYRGRIAYQWTVENSVYVDAAFQGRGVGTALMQGLIDACVARGYRQMVAVIGEPSNTASIKLHERFGFHTVGIFRGLGRKHGRWLDTVQMQRALGDGADSAPSNE; via the coding sequence GTGACCGTGCAGCTGCGCGATGCCACCGACGCCGATATTGCGGCCATCACCGCGATCTATGCGGTGGAAGTGACCGACTTCGTCAACACCTACGAGTACGACGTTCCCGATGCGGCCGAGATGCTGCGACGCATGCATGACATCGTTGCGCGCGGCTTCCCCTACATCGTGGCCGAGGTCGATGGCCAGGTTGCCGGCTATGCGTACGCCAATACCTACCGCGGGCGCATCGCCTACCAGTGGACCGTGGAGAACTCGGTCTACGTCGATGCCGCCTTCCAGGGCCGTGGCGTGGGCACCGCGTTGATGCAGGGCCTGATCGACGCCTGCGTCGCGCGCGGCTACCGGCAGATGGTCGCGGTGATCGGCGAACCGTCCAACACGGCGTCGATCAAGCTGCACGAACGCTTCGGTTTCCATACCGTCGGCATCTTCCGTGGCCTGGGCCGCAAGCATGGGCGCTGGCTGGATACCGTGCAGATGCAGCGCGCGCTCGGCGACGGCGCCGACAGCGCCCCTTCCAATGAATGA
- a CDS encoding carbon-nitrogen hydrolase has product MSSRHTLSVALIQERNHGDAAANLAVIETRVAEAAAQGAKLVLLQELHNGAYFCQHESVDEFDLAEPIPGPSTERLGALAKKHGVVIVGSLFERRAAGLYHNTAVVFEKDGTLLGKYRKMHIPDDPGFYEKFYFTPGDIGFKPIDTSVGRLGVLVCWDQWYPEAARLMALAGAELLLYPTAIGWDPDDQKDEQGRQRDAWVLSHRGHAVANGVPVLSCNRVGHEASPLGASGIQFWGNSHVLGPQGEFIAEAGGEPTVLVCDVDLQRSEHVRRIWPFLRDRRIDAYGDLLKRYID; this is encoded by the coding sequence ATGAGCTCACGCCACACCCTTTCCGTCGCCCTGATCCAGGAGCGCAACCACGGTGACGCGGCGGCCAACCTGGCCGTGATCGAAACGCGCGTGGCTGAAGCGGCTGCCCAGGGTGCCAAGCTGGTCCTGCTGCAGGAACTGCACAACGGTGCGTACTTCTGCCAGCACGAGTCGGTCGATGAGTTCGACCTGGCCGAGCCGATCCCGGGCCCCAGCACCGAGCGCCTCGGCGCGCTCGCCAAAAAGCATGGCGTGGTGATCGTCGGCTCGCTGTTCGAGCGTCGCGCCGCCGGCCTGTACCACAACACGGCGGTGGTCTTCGAGAAGGACGGCACGCTGCTGGGCAAGTACCGCAAGATGCATATCCCGGACGATCCGGGCTTCTACGAGAAGTTCTACTTCACTCCCGGCGACATCGGCTTCAAGCCGATCGACACCTCGGTGGGCCGCCTTGGCGTGCTGGTGTGCTGGGACCAGTGGTATCCGGAAGCGGCGCGCCTGATGGCGCTGGCCGGTGCGGAACTGCTGCTTTATCCCACCGCGATCGGCTGGGACCCGGACGATCAGAAGGACGAACAGGGCCGCCAGCGCGATGCGTGGGTGCTGAGCCACCGTGGCCATGCCGTGGCCAACGGCGTGCCGGTGCTGAGCTGCAACCGCGTGGGCCATGAGGCATCGCCGCTGGGTGCTTCCGGCATCCAGTTCTGGGGCAACAGCCATGTGCTCGGTCCGCAGGGCGAGTTCATCGCCGAAGCCGGTGGCGAACCGACCGTGCTGGTCTGCGACGTCGACCTGCAGCGCAGCGAACACGTGCGCCGGATCTGGCCGTTCCTGCGCGACCGCCGCATCGACGCCTATGGCGACCTGCTCAAGCGTTACATCGACTGA
- a CDS encoding agmatine deiminase family protein, with the protein MNDTLRFPAEWESQSAILIAWPHADTDWADRLGDVEDTYIALVAAITRFQPVVIIVADDDLEAYADARLRSNRIDTDRVRFVTAQYDDTWLRDSGPITLRRADGGFRLLDFRFTGWGGKFEASLDDQLVGVLHEAGVFADAELQSIPFALEGGAIETDGAGTLLTTWKCLHERHPERDRASLSADMAGWLAQDRVLWLDHGYLEGDDTDAHIDTLARFASVDSIVYQACDDSTDSHFAELQAMGKELAALRTAEGEPYRLFPLPWARPVIDEGRRLAASYANYLILNGAVLMPAYGDVADDAARDVLARAYPNHEIVQVPCRSLIWQNGSLHCITMQLPAGVLAA; encoded by the coding sequence ATGAACGACACGCTCCGTTTTCCGGCCGAATGGGAATCCCAGTCCGCCATCCTGATCGCCTGGCCCCACGCCGACACTGACTGGGCCGACCGCCTGGGTGACGTCGAGGACACCTACATCGCGCTGGTCGCGGCCATCACCCGCTTCCAGCCGGTGGTGATCATCGTGGCCGACGACGACCTGGAGGCGTACGCGGACGCGCGCCTGCGCTCGAACCGGATCGACACGGACCGGGTGCGTTTCGTCACGGCGCAGTACGACGACACGTGGCTGCGCGATTCGGGCCCGATCACGCTGCGCCGTGCCGATGGCGGCTTCCGGCTGCTGGATTTCCGCTTCACCGGGTGGGGCGGCAAGTTCGAGGCGAGCCTGGACGACCAGCTGGTGGGGGTGCTGCACGAGGCCGGTGTCTTTGCTGACGCGGAGCTGCAGAGCATCCCGTTCGCACTGGAAGGCGGCGCGATCGAAACCGATGGCGCCGGCACCCTGCTGACCACCTGGAAGTGCCTGCACGAGCGCCACCCGGAGCGCGACCGCGCTTCGCTGAGCGCGGACATGGCCGGCTGGCTGGCGCAGGACCGGGTGCTGTGGCTGGACCACGGGTACCTGGAAGGCGACGACACGGACGCGCACATCGACACGCTGGCGCGTTTCGCGTCGGTGGACAGCATCGTGTACCAGGCCTGCGATGACAGTACGGATTCGCATTTCGCGGAGCTGCAGGCGATGGGCAAAGAGCTGGCGGCGCTGCGCACGGCCGAGGGCGAGCCGTACCGGCTGTTCCCGCTGCCGTGGGCACGCCCGGTGATCGACGAGGGCCGCCGGCTGGCGGCGTCGTACGCGAATTACCTGATCCTCAACGGCGCGGTGCTCATGCCCGCCTACGGCGACGTCGCGGACGACGCGGCCCGCGACGTCCTGGCCCGGGCCTACCCGAATCACGAGATCGTGCAGGTCCCCTGCCGCTCGCTGATCTGGCAGAACGGCAGCCTGCACTGCATCACCATGCAGTTGCCTGCGGGTGTTCTTGCCGCGTAA
- the ykgO gene encoding type B 50S ribosomal protein L36, translated as MKVLSSLKSAKSRHRDCKVVRRRGKIFVICKSNPRFKARQR; from the coding sequence ATGAAAGTCCTGTCTTCCCTGAAGTCGGCCAAGTCCCGTCACCGCGACTGCAAGGTCGTCCGTCGTCGCGGCAAGATCTTCGTGATCTGCAAGTCGAACCCGCGTTTCAAGGCTCGCCAGCGCTGA
- the cmk gene encoding (d)CMP kinase: protein MNQLPPVLTIDGPSGAGKGTVSRIVARRLGWHYLDSGALYRAVGVAASWADIDTSDASALVRCTFDTHVKFVEAADGGLRVIVNETDATDELRLETTGALASAIAAIPEVRAALKERQRAFRVLPGLVADGRDMGTVIFPDAPFKVFLTASAEERAERRHNQLKDKGVSVNFDDLLREIMARDARDAQRTVAPLKPADDAVVIDTSGIGIDTVVAKVLDLLPVSGA from the coding sequence ATGAACCAGCTACCTCCCGTGCTCACCATCGACGGCCCGTCCGGGGCCGGCAAGGGGACCGTCAGCCGCATTGTCGCACGCCGGCTGGGCTGGCATTACCTGGATTCCGGCGCCCTGTACCGCGCCGTGGGCGTGGCCGCCAGCTGGGCCGATATCGACACCTCCGACGCCTCCGCGCTGGTCCGCTGCACCTTTGATACCCATGTGAAGTTCGTCGAAGCCGCCGACGGCGGGCTGCGTGTCATCGTCAATGAGACCGACGCCACCGACGAGCTGCGCCTGGAGACCACCGGCGCGCTGGCCTCCGCCATCGCCGCCATCCCCGAGGTCCGGGCCGCCCTCAAGGAGCGCCAGCGCGCATTCAGGGTTCTGCCCGGCCTGGTCGCCGACGGCCGCGACATGGGCACCGTGATCTTCCCGGACGCCCCGTTCAAGGTGTTCCTGACCGCCAGCGCCGAAGAGCGCGCGGAGCGTCGGCATAACCAGTTGAAAGACAAGGGGGTTTCTGTTAACTTTGATGACCTCCTGCGCGAGATCATGGCCCGCGACGCCCGTGATGCACAGCGCACAGTGGCGCCCCTGAAGCCGGCAGACGATGCCGTCGTCATCGACACCAGTGGTATCGGCATCGACACCGTCGTTGCCAAGGTACTGGATCTGCTTCCGGTTTCGGGTGCCTGA